In Temnothorax longispinosus isolate EJ_2023e unplaced genomic scaffold, Tlon_JGU_v1 HiC_scaffold_31, whole genome shotgun sequence, the following proteins share a genomic window:
- the LOC139824260 gene encoding retinol-binding protein pinta-like yields MKLQLDLHTQCLLALRGGRGVHQHRATIYIYKKKTIVATVSSCSDSVMNHAWKKLSNDDKLYAATQLNETDENRENSIAEIKHWIEENDDFRGQPDDFEILRFLRVCKFNLEKTKIRIRNHSKQRSDLPEWYMNKDPFLPELQELLDMGFCLPLRNPDDQGRLVIFVRIKHDPRRHEISNLAKIFLMALETAMKYYPAASIYGYTLFIDVANTTVRHIAQYRPYILKHSVCLWQNYPMRIQLINMFNAPLIFNITARILRSFMTEKLKNRFNVYSDSTMHNCLKDIPANILPVECGGTDGTIQELTEYWKKLIEENRDSLLNENALRMRKMTKSLQNSRINKKY; encoded by the exons ATGAAATTGCAACTTGACTTGCACACGCAGTGTCTCCTCGCGCTTCGCGGTGGACGAGGCGTTCACCAGCATAGAGccacaatttatatatataaaaaaaaaactattgtcGCAACGGTGAGCAGTTGCAGCGACAGCGTCATGAATCACGCTTGGAAAAAGCTGTCCAACGACGACAAGTTATATGCAGCGACACAGTTGAACGAGACCGACGAGAATAGAGAGAACTCCATCGCCGAGATCAAACACTGGATCGAGGAGAACGATGACTTCCGCGGACAACCCG ATGACTTCGAAATTCTGCGATTTTTGAGAGTTTGCAAATTTAATCTTGAGAAAACCAAGATCAGGATTCGAAACCATTCCAAACAACGATCCGACTTACCAGAATGGTACATGAATAAAGATCCATTTCTTCCAGAACTGCAAGAGCTGCTTGATATGGG TTTTTGTTTGCCTCTGCGGAATCCGGATGATCAAGGAAGATTAGTTATTTTTGTGCGCATCAAACATGACCCGAGAAGACATGAAATATCAAACCTGGCTAAG ATCTTTTTGATGGCGCTAGAAACGGCGATGAAATATTATCCCGCGGCATCCATATATGGCTACACATTGTTCATAGATGTGGCCAATACAACTGTACGTCACATTGCTCAATACCGACCCTACATTTTAAAGCATTCGGTTTGTTTATGGCAGAACTATCCCATGAGGATCcaattaattaacatgttTAACGCCCCGTTAATCTTCAATATTACTGCGAGGATTTTAAGATCTTTCATGACTGAGAAGTTGAAAAACAGATTCAATGTCTACTCAGACAGTACGATGCATAACTGTTTGAAGGATATTCCAGCCAACATCTTGCCCGTCGAATGTGGCGGCACTGATGGTACAATCCAAGAATTAACAG AATACTGGAAGAAACTGATCGAGGAGAATCGCGACTCGCTTTTGAATGAGAACGCCTTGCGAATGAGGAAAATGACGAAATCATTACAAAACTCTAGAATCAACAAAAAGTACTAG